The following are encoded together in the Cololabis saira isolate AMF1-May2022 chromosome 5, fColSai1.1, whole genome shotgun sequence genome:
- the LOC133444656 gene encoding C-C motif chemokine 5-like — MKHLSVAVGLLLLALYCTAMPQALNDASPVLCCFKFFSGRIPEAHIKSILQTHDTCLSKGFVINTPKGRLCVSQNTKWAKKAFDKAQVI; from the exons ATGAAGCATCTGAGTGTCGCCGTGGGACTGCTGCTGCTCGCTCTCTACTGCACTGCCATGC CTCAGGCACTGAATGACGCATCGCCCGTACTTTGCTGCTTTAAATTCTTCTCAGGCAGGATCCCAGAGGCACATATCAAGTCCATCCTCCAAACTCACGACACATGCCTCTCAAAGGGCTTCGT GATCAACACCCCGAAGGGGAGGCTCTGCGTGAGCCAGAATACAAAATGGGCCAAGAAGGCTTTCGACAAAGCCCAAGTCATTTAG
- the LOC133444657 gene encoding C-C motif chemokine 3-like: protein MKAVCFTLGLLLFSVCCCSALRQAVDLSATPGRCCFHYRTNSLPLKFVSDIIKTHSSCVMKGFIVQTVKGRQICYSGTSQWALTVYDQLHKTEGSGQI from the exons ATGAAGGCTGTGTGCTTCACTCTTGgtctgctcctcttctctgTCTGCTGCTGCAGTGCCTTAC GCCAAGCGGTGGACCTCAGCGCAACTCCTGGAAGATGCTGCTTTCATTACAGGACCAACTCTTTACCGTTGAAGTTTGTTTCCGACATAATCAAGACTCACAGCTCCTGTGTGATGAAGGGATTCAT AGTCCAGACTGTTAAAGGAAGACAGATCTGCTACAGCGGGACCTCCCAGTGGGCTCTGACGGTCTACGACCAGCTCCACAAGACTGAAGGAAGTGGGCAGATTTGA